TCTCCGGCTACAACGCCGCGTTCGACCCGTTCGGCAAGAAGAAGAAGCCGGCCGGTGACCCGGAGAAGGCCAAGGCGCTGCTGAAGAAGGCCGGCAAGCTCGGCATGAAGCTGACCTTCGGCTACACCAACACCCCCGAGGGCCAGCAGTACTCCACCGCCATGGCGGCGGGCCTGAAGAAGGCCGGCTTCAACGTCCAGCGCCAGGAGATCCCGGCCGAGACCTACTACGACCAGGTCAGCAAGCTGGACAACAACTACGACATCTTCCACACCGCGTGGGGCGCCGACTGGCCGTCCGCCTCGACCGTCGTCCCGCCGCTCTACGACGGACGCGGCATCGCCGACGGTGCGCAGAACTACTCGCAGGTCAACGACCCCAAGGTGAACGCCGACATCGACGCGGCGAACAAGATCACCGACCCGGTCAAGGCCGCGGCCGCCTGGGAGAAGATCGACGAGTACCTCGTGAAGGACCTCGTCGCCTTCGTCCCGACCGCGTACTACAAGCAGACCCAGATCGCCGGTTCCAAGGTCGGCGGCCTCGTCTACGACGACGTCATCGGCGGCGTCGACCCGCGTCGCCTGTTCGTCAAGTAACCGCCGTCCGTCCGGCACCCGGTGCTCCCGCCCCTCTCCGGGGCGACGCACCGGGTGCCGGGCGGCCCGCCGACGTCAGAGAGCTGCCCCTGTCATGCTGCGCTTCCTCGTCCGCCGGTTCCTCGGCGCCGTCGTCATCCTCTTCCTGCTGAGCATCGTCACGTTCCTGCTGTTCTTCGGGATGCCACGCGACCCGGGCCTGCTGATGTGCGGCAAGACCTGCAACCCGACCAGCCTCGCGAACATCCACCACGTGCTCGGCCTCGACAAGCCGATCAGCACGCAGTACGGGATCTTCCTGAAGAACCTCGTCATGGGCAGCAGCGGCTTCGCCCAAGGCCCCTGCCCCGCCCCGTGCTTCGGGTACTCGTACCACACCAACGACCTCGTCTGGGCCACGCTCATCGACCGGCTGCCCACCACGGTCTCGCTCACCCTCGGCGGTGCCTTCTTCTTCCTGCTCATCGGTCTCGGCACCGGCCTGCTCGCCGCCTGGAAGCGCGGCACGATCATCGACAAGACGGCCACGGCCGGAGCGATGGTTCTCAGCTCGATGCAGATCTACTTCCTGGGCCCGCTGGCACTGGCGCTGCTGGTCTATCAGACCCACATCTTCGACAAGCCGGCGTACAACAACTTCACCGCGAACCCGGTCAGTTGGTTCACCGGGCTGATCATCCCCTGGGTGGTGCTGTCCACGATCTTCGCCGCGCAGTACACCCGTATGGCGCGCTCGGCGATGATCGAACAGCTCCAGGAGGAACACGTCCGTACGGCCAAGGCGAAGGGCATGTCCCGCAGATACGTCTTCTTCCGCTACGCCTGGCGCGGTTCGCTGATCCCCATCGTCACCATCTTCGGCATCGACCTGGGCGCACTGCTCGGCGGCGCCATCATCACCGAGTACACCTTCAGCCTGCCGGGCCTCGGCAACCTCGCGGTCCAGGCCGTGTTCTACAGCGACCTGCCGCTGCTGCTGGGCGTGATGCTGTTCTCCGCCACCATGATCCTTCTCTTCAACATCATCGTCGACGCCTGCTACGCCTTCATCGACCCGCGCGTGCGGCTGGCCTAGGAGCACTCGTGACCACATTGACCAAGGAAGCCGGAGCTCCCTCGCCGGCCGACGCGGGTGCCTTTCTCTCGGTGCGGGACCTGCACGTCAGCTTCAAGACCGAGGACGGCGTCGTCCGTGCCGTCGACGGTCTCTCCTTCGACGTCGCACGCGGCAAGACGCTGGGCATCGTGGGGGAGTCGGGCTCCGGCAAGTCGGTCACCAACCTGACGATCCTCGGCCTGCACAACCCGATGTTCACCACCGTCGAGGGCGAAATCCTCCTGGACGGCCAGGAGTTGACCACGGCCCGCGAGTCCGAGATGGAGAAGCTGCGCGGCAACAAGGTCGCCATGATCTTCCAGGATCCGCTGACCGCGCTCTCCCCGTACTACACGGTGGGCCGCCAGATCGCCGAGCCGTACATGAAGCACCTGGGCGCCTCGAAGAAGGCCGCCTGGGCGCGTGCGGTGGAGATGCTGGGCAAGGTCGGCATCCCCAACCCGAAGGAACGGGCGAAGGACTACCCGCACCAGTTCTCCGGCGGTATGCGCCAGCGCGCGATGATCGCCATGGCACTGGTCTGCGACCCCGACCTGCTGATCGCCGACGAGCCGACCACGGCATTGGACGTGACCGTCCAGGCCCAGATCCTCGACCTCCTCAAGGACCTCCAGCAGGAGTTCGGCTCCGGGATCGTCTTCATCACGCACGACCTCGGCGTGATCGCTGACATGGCCGACGACATCATGGTGATGTACGCGGGCAACGCGGTGGAACGCGGCTCGACGAACGAGGTCCTGCGCTCACCCCAACACCCCTACACCTGGGGCCTGTTGAACTCCATGCCCCGCCTGGACTCGGACCTGAGCGCGCCGTTGGACCCGATCCCCGGCGCCCCGCCGTCCCTCCTGAACCCGCCCTCGGGCTGCCGCTTCCACCCCCGCTGCACCTTCCAGGACCGGGTCGGCGGCACCCGCTGTGTCACCGAACGCCCGCTGCTCGCCCCCGACCGCGCCTCGGCCTGCCACCTCACGGCGGACCAGAAGCGCAGCATCTTCATCGAAGAGATCAAGCCCCGACTGGGCTAGGAGGAGACGTCATGACAGAGGACCTCGTCCTGCCCGCCCCGCGCGACGCGGTACCGGAAGCCGCCGGCGACCCGTTGCTGGTGGTGGAGGGCCTGACCAAGCACTTCCCGGTGAAGGGCGGCTTCCCGATCCGCCGTACGGTCGGCGCCGTCCAGGCCGTCGACGGCATCGACCTGACCGTGCACGTGGGGGAGAGCTTCGGCCTGGTCGGTGAATCAGGCTGCGGCAAGTCGACGACGGGCCGGCTGATCACCCGCCTGCTGGAGCCGAGCGCGGGCCGGATCACCTACAGCGGCCAGGACATCACCCACGCCTCCCGCAAACAGCTGGCCCCGATCCGCTCCGAGATCCAGATGATCTTCCAGGACCCGTACTCGTCGCTGAACCCGCGGCAGACGGTCGGGAAGATCATCTCGGGTCCCATGGAGATCAACGACATCCAGCCGGAGGGCGGCCGCGAGGCGCGCGTCCGCGAACTCCTGGAGATCGTCGGCCTCAACCCCGAGCACTACAACCGCTTCCCGCACGAGTTCTCCGGCGGCCAGCGCCAACGCATCGGCGTGGCAAGGGCGTTGGCCCTCGAACCCAAACTGATCGTGGCGGACGAACCGGTCTCGGCCCTGGACGTCTCGATCCAGGCCCAGGTGGTGAACCTGCTCCAGGAGGTCCAGAAGGAACTCGGCATCGCGTTCCTGTTCATCGCCCACGACCTCGCAGTCGTACGACACTTCTCGCACCGCGTGGCGGTCATGTACCTCGGCAAGATCATCGAGGTGGGCGACCGCGACTCCATCTACACCCGCCCCCGGCACCCGTACACCCACGCCCTGCTCTCCGCGGTGCCCGAGGTGAACCTCAGCGACAACGAGACGGTCGGCCGCGAACGCATCCGCCTCGCCGGCGACGTCCCCTCCCCGATCTCACCCCCTCCGGCTGCCGCTTCCGCACCCGCTGCTGGAAGGCCCAGGACAAGTGCGCGACCGAGGAACCGCCACTGATCCAGATCGAGGGCAACCGCGCCGCCCACCTGACGGCCTGCCACTTCCCGGAGGAGCCGACGATCGAGGCACGGGACGAGGACATCGTGCTGGACCCGGCGTTGGCCGCGCTGGAGGAGTCGCTGGAGGACTAGGTGTTGCTGCGACCCGGAGCCGCGATGTGACCGTTGGGCCGCCCGCTTCTTGTCAGTGTCGGGATTGCGGGAGCCGAGTAAAGGGCGCTCCCTGCGGTCGCGTCGGCAAGCCGATTCCGCTGCGCTCCACCCTTGACTCGTCTCCCGCAATCCCGTTTCAGAAGCGAGCGGGCGGCCCCGAGGCATGGGTGGCCAGGCATGCCTGCCCGTGCCTGTACTGCGTTGCCGGCCGGTGTGGAGGGTGCGCGTTCGCGTCTCGCCTGCACGCCGGGCCGTCTCAGCGGCCAACGGCGAGTGGGGGGGGCGGGGGTGGGATGGGGATGGGGTGCGGATGGGGTGCGGATGGGTGGGTGCTGGAGGCTGTAGGTGAAACTAACCCCTGTAACGCACTTTGACCGGTTAGAAATAACCCCGGCTTCCAGAGAGGACCGGGTCGGAGGTCGAGGTGGCGCGCCGGCATCTCGCCCGCACGCCGCCTCGGCTCAGCGACTACCGGCCGGTGGGGGCTTCCCGGTCAACACTGGACGGCAGCCCGGGTAATGGCTCCCGGCCTGCGGAAGGGTGGCGGGCGAAGCGGAAGTGTTCGCACTTCCCCGACCCGCCCATCCCCACCCATCCCCGCCCCGCCCCTCTGGAGGCTGGGGCCATTTTCTAACCAGTCAAAGCCCACGACGATGGTTAGATTTACCCCCGGCTTCCCGCAACCCCCCAACCGCCCGCCCAACCACCCGCCCGCCCAACCATCCACCCATCCACTCGCCCACTCACCCGCCCACCCACTCAGCCGCCCACCCATCCACTCACCCGCCCACCCACTCACCCAACCACCCATCCACTCGCCCACTCACCCGCCCACCCACTCATCCACTCGCCCACTCACCCGCCCACCCACTCATCCACTCAGGGTTGGCCGCTGAGCCGGGGTGGCGTGCTGGCGAGACGGCAGCGCGCACGCTCGTGGCCTCACACCCCACCGGCAGACAGCCGCCGAGCCGAGGCGGCGTGCTGGCGAGACGCGAGCGCGCCCCGCCCACCGGGGGTTAGCCGCTAAGCCAGCCCGGCGTGCTGGCGAGACGCGAACGCGCCCCCACCACACCGGCCCGCAACACAGTTCAGACAGGGGGATAGGTACCTGGCCACCCATCCTTCCGGGCCGCTCGCTCGCTTCTGAAACGGGCTGGAGCGGGCCGTGTCAAGGGTGGAGCGGAGCGGAATCGGCTTGCCGACGCGACCGCAGGGAGCGCCCTTTACTCGGGCCGCGGAAGCCCGACACTGGCTGAGAAGCGAGTGGCCCAACGGCAACCAGAGAGCGCCCTAGCTGCACCGGCCCGTAGTTTCAGCCACGGTGATGATCTCGGGACTGTCCAGTGTCAACTCCCCCCGCCCCCAGTCGCCATACCGCTCCACGACGACAAACCCGGCCTCGCTCAGGAAGCCGTCCAGGGTGTCGGTGTCGAGGAACCGCAGGGTGGTCCGGTCGACTTGAGGCCGTTCCCACTGGGGACCTTCGAAGGTCTCGGTGAACGTGACGCGTTCCTCGCCCGCAGCCACGGACTCGACCTCGTGCCACACGCGTACGACCCCGCCCCGCCCGTCCGGAATCTCCCGCACCCGTTCCGGCGTCCACCCCTCCCACACCCGCGCCCCCGGATTCCGCGTCTCGAACATGAACCGCCCGCCGGCCACGAGAGCGGTACCTACGGCACGTAGGGCGAACCGCAACTCCTCGTCGCCGAGCAGCACTTGGAAGGCATGGCCGGTCATGACGGCGAGTTCGAACTCGCCGTGCCACTCCCGTGCGCGCAGATCTCCGAGCACCCACTCGACGCCGGGTTCATGGGCCCGCGCCCGCACCAGCATCGCGGCGGCGGGATCGAGTCCCATCAGCCGTCCCCGATGCCCCTCCTGCCGGGCCCGCCCGAGCAACCGCCCGGTACCGCACCCGACATCGAGCACGGAGTCTGCGGACATGACCAGCCCGAGACAGAAGTCGTCGCCGGGCCCCCACGGGTTGAGGGTGTCGTACAGCGCTGCGAGCGAAGGATCCGCGAACGAACGGTCGACCACTGCGGCAGTGTGTCACGCCGAACCTGGTCCGTCCGTTCATGGCGAAGGCCCGCGCCTGGGTGGGCGCGGGCCTTCGTCCCCTGGAAGCGGACGTTCATGGGCTCGGGTCAATGGGCCGGTGAAAGTCCGTTCCTGAAGGGGGCGGCTGACTAAAGGGGTGTGTCAGGCCGCCGCCTCGGGGTCCTTGGAGAGACGGGGTGCCGGAACGGTGTCCGCCGTCTCGGGGTAGTGGCATGCGGTCAGGTGGCCCGGCTTGTTGCCCTCGACCTGCACCAGCGGCGGAGCCTCCGTCGCGCACTTCTCCGTCGCCTTCCAGCAACGGGTACGGAAACGGCAGCCCGAGGGCGGGTTGATCGGCGACGGCACGTCACCGACCAGCCGGATGCGATCCCGGGCGGGCGTCTCGTCCACCGTGGCCTCGGGCACGGCGGACAACAGGGCCCGCGTGTAGGGGTGGCGCGGGTTGCCGTACAGGTCGTCGCGGTCGGCGATCTCCACGATCTTGCCCAGGTACATTACCGCGACTCGCTGTGAGAAGTGCCGGACGATCGCCAGGTCGTGGGCGATGAACACGAACGCGATGCCGAGTTCCTTCTGGACCTTCTGGAGCAGGTTCACGACCTGGGCCTGGATCGACACGTCCAGGGCCGACACCGGTTCGTCCGCGACGATCAGCTTGGGTTCGAGGGCCAACGCGCGGGCTACGCCGATGCGTTGGCGCTGGCCGCCGGAGAACTCGTGCGGGAAGCGGTTGTAGTGCTCGGGGTTGAGGCCGACGATCTCCAGCAGCTCACGGACGCGCACCTCGCGGCCGCCGGCCGGATTGATGTCGTTGATCTCCATCGGGCCGGACACGATCTTGCCGACCGTCTGCCGCGGGTTGAGCGAGGCGTACGGGTCCTGGAAGATCATCTGGATCTCGGACCGGATCGGCGCCAGCTGCTTGCGGCCCGCGTGCGTGATGTCCTGGCCGCGGTAGTGGACCGTGCCACCGGTCGGCTCCAGCAGGCGGGTGATCAGCCGGCCCGTCGTCGACTTGCCGCAGCCCGACTCGCCGACCAGGCCCAGGCTCTCGCCCTCGCCGACCTGGAAGTCCAGCCCGTCGACGGCCTGCACGGCACCGACCGTACGCCGGATCGGGAAGCCGCCCTTGATCGGGAAGTGTTTGGTCAGCCCGCTGACGTCCAGGAGGGGGTTCGCGTTGCTCATGATGGTGAAGTCCCGTTTCTTGTACGTCAGTTGGCCGGGCTGCCGGCGAGGTCGGCGAAGAACTCGCTGCGCTGGTCAGCGGTCAGGTGGCAGGCGGAGCCACGACCGTCCGTGATCTCCAGCGGCGGACGCTCCGTCGAGCACAGATCGCCCTCCACCTTCTCCGCGAAGGCGCACCGCGGGTGGAAGCGGCAGCCCGACGGCGGGTTCAGCAGCGACGGGGGCGAACCGGGGATCGGGTTCAGCGGCACGTCCACCGGACCGTCCAGGCTCGGCATCGAGCTGAGCAGACCCCAGGTGTAGGGGTGCTGCGGGGTGCGCAGCACCTCCTTCTTCGTGCCGCGCTCCACACACCGGCCGCCGTACATCACCAGCACCTCGTCCGCGATGTCCGCGATGACACCGAGGTCGTGGGTGATGAAGATGATCGCCGTACCGAACTCCTTCTGGAGGTCCTTGAGCAGGTCCATGATCTGGGCCTGCACGGTGACGTCCAGGGCGGTGGTCGGCTCGTCCGCGATCAGCAGTTCCGGGTCGCAGACCAGCGCCATGGCGATCATCGCGCGCTGGCGCATACCGCCGGAGAACTGGTGCGGGTACTCGTCGACGCGCAGGTCGGGCTGGGGGATGCCGACCCGGGTCAGCATCTCGATGGCCCGGGCGCGTGCCTCCTTCTTGGAGCAGCCCGTGTGCTTGCGGTACGTCTCGCCGATCTGGACGCCGACGGTGTGGTACGGCGACAGCGAGGCCAGCGCGTCCTGGAAGATCATCGACATCTTGTTGCCGCGGAGCTTCTCCAGCGTCTTCTCCGACGCGCCGTTCAGCTCCTGGTCGTCGAGGACGATCGAGCCCTCGACGGTGGTGCTCTCCGGGTTGTGCAGGCCCAGGATGGTCAGGTTGGTGACCGACTTGCCGGACCCCGACTCACCCACGATGCCCAGCGTCTTGCCGCGTTCGAGGTCGAAGGAGAGACCGTCGACGGCCTTGACCGTGCCGTCCTCGGTCGAGAAGTGCACCTTCAGGTCCTTGATGGACAGGAAGGGCTGCTGATCGGTGCTCGTCACGGGGACGCTCCAGAGGGGGTGATGCGGGGTAGCTGGTGGGGGCGGGCGAGGTCAGGCGAGCCTGATGCGCGGGTCGATCAGGGCGTACACGGCGTCGACGACGATGTTGGCGATGACCACGAAGGAGGCGGTGATCAGCATGACGCCGAGCAGCATCGGCAGGTCGTTCGTCGAGACCGACTTCACCGACAGCATGCCGATGCCCTGGAGGCTGAAGGTCTTCTCGGTGATCATGGCGCCGCCGAGGAGGACGCCCAGGTCGATACCGAAGATGGTGACGATCGGCCCCATCGCACCGCGCCAGGCGAAGCGGAAGAACACCTTGCGGCGTGAGAGGCCCTTGGCCCGGGCCGTGCGGACGTAGTCCTCGCTGAGCGTCTCGACCAGTTGGGAGCGCGTCATACGCGTGTAGTTGGCGGTGAAGATGATCGACAGCACGAGCCAGGGGAGCAGCAACCCGTTGAACCACGAGGCCGGGTTCGAGGTGAAGTTCGTGTAGGACGGCTGGTCCAGGATGTGCCACTGGTACACGAAGAAGTACAGAGCCAGCGTGCCCACGAAGTAGATCTGCAGCGACGAGGCGATCAGCGAGGCGCTGCTGGCGACCTTGTCGGTGGCCTTGCCCTGTCGCACCGCGGCGAGCATGCCGGTGCCGACACCGAAGATGAGGAACACGACGGAGGAGCCGATGGCCAGGGAGAACGTCGTCGGGAACCGGTCCATGATCGTGGACAGGACGGGCTCGCGGTTGACGAACGAGTAACCCAGGCACGGAGCGTCGCAGTTGCCGAAGCCGGGGTACTCCCGGCCGAAGAAGATGCCCGTCAGCCAGTGCCAGTACTGGACCGGAATCGGGTCCGAGATCCCCATGTTGTGGCGGATCACCTGGAGCGTCTCCGGGGTGCAGAGCTTGCCGCAGGCCATCCGCGCCGGATCGCGCGGCACCGCGTAGAAGAGCATGAACGTGATCGCGCTGATGATGACCAGCGTGATCACGGCGCCGAGGAGCCGGCGGACGAGGAAGCGAAGCATGGGGAGTGGCTTTCCTGGGAGGGCCGTCGTGAGGAGGGGCCGGACCGGGGGTGACCGGGGGCCACGGTGGACGAGCCGAGGGTGGGGCGGCCACAGCCGCCCCACCTCTCAGGGGTGGATCAGGACTTGACGTACAGCTTGTAGAGCATGCAGCCGTCGAAGTTCGGGTCCATCTTCACGTTGCCGAGCTTGGAGCCGTGCAGGTACAGACGGCGCATGTAGACGTCGGGGATGAACGCGCCGGTCTCGGTGACCTGCTTGTCCAGCGCCGCCCACATGGCGTTCGCCTTGTCCTGGTCGGTCTCGGCGGTGGCCGCCTTGATGGCGGCGTCGACCGCGGAGTCCTTGAGGTGCGAGTAGTTCGAGCCGCCGTCGGCGATCGCCTTGCTGTCGAACAGCGGCTGGAAGACCGAGTAACCGGTCGGCCAGTCGGCGGACCAGCCACCCCAGTAGATGTCGTACGGGTTGGCGACCTTGCCGGTCTGGTCGTACCAGGTGGTGGAGTCGATGCCCTTGGTGACGACGTCGAAGCCGGCCGCCTTCAGGGCCTGCTCGACGACGACCTTGATCTTGGCCTGGGTGTCGTCCTGCTGGTAGGCGTAGACGATCTTGGTGCCGGTCTTGCCGGCCTTCTTCAGGATCGCCTTCGCGGCGGCCGGGTCGCCCGCCGGGTTCTTCAGCTTGCCCCAGACGTCCTGCGACTTGTAGCCGGCGACGAGCGGGCTCATGATGCCGGTCGCGTAGTCACCGCGGATGGAACCACCCTGCAGCTGACGGATCGCGGCGGTCGGCCAGGCCTTGATGATGGCCTCGCGGACGTCCATGTCGGTGACACGGGTCGTGTTGATCCAGTAGACGCTGGTGCCGCTGCTGAGGCCCTGGAAGATGCGGTCCTTGGCGCTGGTCTGCGCCTGCTGGACGCGCTCCTGCGGGATGGTGCGCCAGCTGACGGCGTACTGGTCGTTGCCGGCGTCGGCGATCAGCCGGTCGATGGCCGTGAGCTGCTCGATACCGAAGGTGAAGTTGAACTGGTCCGGGTAGGCGTTGCGGATCGGGTCCGTCTTCGCGTCCCAGTGCTCGTTGCGCACGAGCACCATCGACTTGTCGGTGACGTGCGACTTCACCCGGTAGGGACCGTTGGAGTACGGCTTCTTGTCGTAGTCCTGCTTGGTGTCGTGCTTCACCGGGGTCGGGGCGTAGGAGTTCATCGCCACGACGTAGTTGAAGTCCGGACGCGCCTCGGAGAGGTGGAACGTGATCGTCTTGCCGCTGGTGACGATCGACTTGAGGTGCTTGCCCGAGTACGGACCCGAGTACGACTTGCGGTAGTTCTGCGTGCCCGTCAGCCACGTCTGGACGTACATGGCGCCCTCGGTGATGTAGCTGGCGAAGGCGCGCTCGATGCCGTGGCGGACGTCGTCGACGGTGACGTCGGAGCCGTCCTCCCACTTGACGCCGTCCTTCAGGGTGAAGGACCAGGTCTTGCCGCCGTCCTTCATGGTGCCCGTGTCGGTGGCGAGGTCGCCGACCAGGGTCTGGGAACCGTCGTCCGCGACCTTGTAGCCGGTGAGGCCACGGGAGAGGACGACCGCGGCCAGCGAGTTCCAGGCGTAGTAGATGCGCTGCGGGTCGAGGTGCGAGAAGTCGTCGTCGTTGAGCAGCGAGACGGTGCCGCCCTTCACCGCGCCCGAGACCTCGGGGGCCGGGCCGGTGGAGTCGGCGGCGGTGCCGATCTTGACCACGGTCGCGTCGGCCTTGGCAGCCGCCTGCTTGCCACCGCCGGAGCTGCCCGACGTGGAGTCACCGCTGCTGCACGCGGTCAGCACGGAGCCCGACGCGGCGGCAACGCCGGTGGCTATCAGGAAGTTTCTGCGCGAAAAGGACATCGCATCCTGCCTTGGAAGTGAGAGTGATGAGAGAAACCCGGCACCTCGGCGTCTTTGCCGTGGTCCTGAAAAGGGCCGGAGTCAGCGCTTGGTCTTCGGGTCGAGTGCGTCGCGCACGGAGTCACCGAGGAGGTTGAACGCCAGGACGAAGATCACCATCGTGATGCCCGGGAAGAGCAGGTAGGTGATGTCGTCCTGGTAGACGGCGGCGGCGCGGCCGAGCATGACACCCCAGTCGGGGGTCGGGTCCTGGATGCCGACGCCGAGGAAGGCGAGACC
The nucleotide sequence above comes from Streptomyces sp. N50. Encoded proteins:
- a CDS encoding class I SAM-dependent methyltransferase — encoded protein: MVDRSFADPSLAALYDTLNPWGPGDDFCLGLVMSADSVLDVGCGTGRLLGRARQEGHRGRLMGLDPAAAMLVRARAHEPGVEWVLGDLRAREWHGEFELAVMTGHAFQVLLGDEELRFALRAVGTALVAGGRFMFETRNPGARVWEGWTPERVREIPDGRGGVVRVWHEVESVAAGEERVTFTETFEGPQWERPQVDRTTLRFLDTDTLDGFLSEAGFVVVERYGDWGRGELTLDSPEIITVAETTGRCS
- a CDS encoding ABC transporter permease translates to MLRFLVRRFLGAVVILFLLSIVTFLLFFGMPRDPGLLMCGKTCNPTSLANIHHVLGLDKPISTQYGIFLKNLVMGSSGFAQGPCPAPCFGYSYHTNDLVWATLIDRLPTTVSLTLGGAFFFLLIGLGTGLLAAWKRGTIIDKTATAGAMVLSSMQIYFLGPLALALLVYQTHIFDKPAYNNFTANPVSWFTGLIIPWVVLSTIFAAQYTRMARSAMIEQLQEEHVRTAKAKGMSRRYVFFRYAWRGSLIPIVTIFGIDLGALLGGAIITEYTFSLPGLGNLAVQAVFYSDLPLLLGVMLFSATMILLFNIIVDACYAFIDPRVRLA
- a CDS encoding ABC transporter ATP-binding protein, which encodes MTTLTKEAGAPSPADAGAFLSVRDLHVSFKTEDGVVRAVDGLSFDVARGKTLGIVGESGSGKSVTNLTILGLHNPMFTTVEGEILLDGQELTTARESEMEKLRGNKVAMIFQDPLTALSPYYTVGRQIAEPYMKHLGASKKAAWARAVEMLGKVGIPNPKERAKDYPHQFSGGMRQRAMIAMALVCDPDLLIADEPTTALDVTVQAQILDLLKDLQQEFGSGIVFITHDLGVIADMADDIMVMYAGNAVERGSTNEVLRSPQHPYTWGLLNSMPRLDSDLSAPLDPIPGAPPSLLNPPSGCRFHPRCTFQDRVGGTRCVTERPLLAPDRASACHLTADQKRSIFIEEIKPRLG
- a CDS encoding ABC transporter substrate-binding protein; protein product: MSFSRRNFLIATGVAAASGSVLTACSSGDSTSGSSGGGKQAAAKADATVVKIGTAADSTGPAPEVSGAVKGGTVSLLNDDDFSHLDPQRIYYAWNSLAAVVLSRGLTGYKVADDGSQTLVGDLATDTGTMKDGGKTWSFTLKDGVKWEDGSDVTVDDVRHGIERAFASYITEGAMYVQTWLTGTQNYRKSYSGPYSGKHLKSIVTSGKTITFHLSEARPDFNYVVAMNSYAPTPVKHDTKQDYDKKPYSNGPYRVKSHVTDKSMVLVRNEHWDAKTDPIRNAYPDQFNFTFGIEQLTAIDRLIADAGNDQYAVSWRTIPQERVQQAQTSAKDRIFQGLSSGTSVYWINTTRVTDMDVREAIIKAWPTAAIRQLQGGSIRGDYATGIMSPLVAGYKSQDVWGKLKNPAGDPAAAKAILKKAGKTGTKIVYAYQQDDTQAKIKVVVEQALKAAGFDVVTKGIDSTTWYDQTGKVANPYDIYWGGWSADWPTGYSVFQPLFDSKAIADGGSNYSHLKDSAVDAAIKAATAETDQDKANAMWAALDKQVTETGAFIPDVYMRRLYLHGSKLGNVKMDPNFDGCMLYKLYVKS
- a CDS encoding ABC transporter ATP-binding protein, with the translated sequence MTSTDQQPFLSIKDLKVHFSTEDGTVKAVDGLSFDLERGKTLGIVGESGSGKSVTNLTILGLHNPESTTVEGSIVLDDQELNGASEKTLEKLRGNKMSMIFQDALASLSPYHTVGVQIGETYRKHTGCSKKEARARAIEMLTRVGIPQPDLRVDEYPHQFSGGMRQRAMIAMALVCDPELLIADEPTTALDVTVQAQIMDLLKDLQKEFGTAIIFITHDLGVIADIADEVLVMYGGRCVERGTKKEVLRTPQHPYTWGLLSSMPSLDGPVDVPLNPIPGSPPSLLNPPSGCRFHPRCAFAEKVEGDLCSTERPPLEITDGRGSACHLTADQRSEFFADLAGSPAN
- a CDS encoding ABC transporter permease; its protein translation is MLRFLVRRLLGAVITLVIISAITFMLFYAVPRDPARMACGKLCTPETLQVIRHNMGISDPIPVQYWHWLTGIFFGREYPGFGNCDAPCLGYSFVNREPVLSTIMDRFPTTFSLAIGSSVVFLIFGVGTGMLAAVRQGKATDKVASSASLIASSLQIYFVGTLALYFFVYQWHILDQPSYTNFTSNPASWFNGLLLPWLVLSIIFTANYTRMTRSQLVETLSEDYVRTARAKGLSRRKVFFRFAWRGAMGPIVTIFGIDLGVLLGGAMITEKTFSLQGIGMLSVKSVSTNDLPMLLGVMLITASFVVIANIVVDAVYALIDPRIRLA
- a CDS encoding dipeptide ABC transporter ATP-binding protein, encoding MSNANPLLDVSGLTKHFPIKGGFPIRRTVGAVQAVDGLDFQVGEGESLGLVGESGCGKSTTGRLITRLLEPTGGTVHYRGQDITHAGRKQLAPIRSEIQMIFQDPYASLNPRQTVGKIVSGPMEINDINPAGGREVRVRELLEIVGLNPEHYNRFPHEFSGGQRQRIGVARALALEPKLIVADEPVSALDVSIQAQVVNLLQKVQKELGIAFVFIAHDLAIVRHFSQRVAVMYLGKIVEIADRDDLYGNPRHPYTRALLSAVPEATVDETPARDRIRLVGDVPSPINPPSGCRFRTRCWKATEKCATEAPPLVQVEGNKPGHLTACHYPETADTVPAPRLSKDPEAAA